GAAGACGAAGAACAGCACGATCTGGCGGCGGGTGCGTGAAGCACGGTCGCGATAGGCGAAATACCGGAAGCCCACGTAATTGGTCGCCATGGCGATACAGCTCGCCAGGACCGTCGCGGTCATCGCAGGCCAACGCAGGCCGTGCAGCAGCAGGTTGAACACCAGGAAATTGACGAGGACGCCGCTGCCGCCGACGACCCCGAATTTCACTACTTCCAGCACGACGCGCGTGACCGGGCGGGCCGGAGCCGGCGCGGGAGCCGCGGCCGGCGGGCGGGTCTCGGTGAGGTTCACAGTCACAGCGGAGACCCTATCCGAAACGTCCCGATTAGCAGGAAACGGTAAATTCATCGCACGTTTTCGGCTAGCAATCGGCAAGAACGAGGGCGCCCCGGGCCTGGACCGGCCCGGGGCGCCCTGGTCGCCTCACGGCGTCGTTCGGCTACGAGTGCGTGCGCAGCAGCGTCCGCATCGTGCGCATCGCCACCGACAGGTTGGCGAGGTCGAAGGAGTCCGAACCGCGGATCTCCTCCAGGGTGGTACGCGCCCGGCTCAGGATCGCCGCGTTCTTCTGCTCCCAGTCGGCGAACCGCTGCTCGGGCGTCGAGGTGCCGTTGCCGACCGCCAGGACGTCCGCCGTGAGCGCCGCGTGGGCCGCGTACAGGTCCTCACGGATGGAGGCGCGGGCCATGGACTGCCAGCGGTCGGCGCGGGGCAGCTCGATGATGCGGTCCATGAGCTGGGTGATGCCGAGGCGGTCGGCGAGGTCGTAGTAGACCTCGGCGACGTCCAGCGGCTCCTTGCCCATGCGGTCGGCCACCGAGACGATGTCGACCGCCGGGAAGGCGGAGGAGAAGCCGGCCACGCGGGTGGCGAGCTCGTCCGGGACACCGGCGGCGGACAGCTCGTCGTACACGTGCTGGTACCACTCCAGGTCCGCGCCCTTGAGCAGCTTCGGCAGCTGCTGCCAGACCTGCTCGACCCGCTCGGAGAAGAACTCGATGGTCTCCGCGAGCTGCAGCGGCTGCGGCCGGTTGTTCAGCAGCCAGCGGGTGCCGCGCTCCACCAGGCGGCGCGAGTGCAGCCTGATCCGGGTCTGGACGTCCGCGTCGACCTTGTTGTCCAGCTCCTCGACCGCGTCCCACACCGGCGCCGAACGGAAGATCGTGCGGGCCACGGTCTGCGCCCGGACGATCTCCTCCAGGGAGGCGCCGGTCTCCTCGCGCAGCCGGTGCAGGTACGTCGTACCGCCCGTGTTGACCGTGTCGTTGACCAGCACGGTCGTGGTGATCTCACGGCGCAGCGGGTGGTTGTCGATGGCGTCGGCGAACCGCTCGCGCAGCGCCGACGGGAAGTAGGCGTGCAGCAGGGTGCGCAGGTACGGGTCGTCCGGCAGCGAGGTGTGCAGGAGCTCCTCGGCCACCGTGATCTTCGTGTACGCCAGCACGACGGCCGTCTCCGGGCCCGTCAGGCCCTGGCCGTGGCCGAGGCGCTCGCGGATCTGGCGGTCGGTGGGCAGGAACTCCAGCGCCCGGTCCAGGTGGCCCTCGCGCACCAGGTGGCGGATGAACCGCTGCTGGGCGTGGAGCATGTCCTTGGCCTGGAACAGGGCGTTGGCGAGGGCCACGTTCTGCGCGTAGTTGTTGCGCAGGACCAGCGCGCCGACCTCGTCGGTCATCTCGGCGAGCACCTTGTTGCGCTGCTTGACGGTCATGTCGCCGTCGGTGACGAGACCGTTCAGCAGGATCTTGATGTTCACCTCGTGGTCGGAGGTGTCCACACCGGCGCTGTTGTCGATCGCGTCGGTGTTGATCTTCCCGCCGTGCATTGCGAACTCGATGCGGCCGAGCTGGGTCAGGCCCAGGTTTCCGCCCTCGCCGACGACGCTGACCCGCAGGTCCTGGCCGTCGACGCGGATGGCGTCGTTGGCCTTGTCGCCGACGTCGGCGTTGGACTCCGCCGACGACTTCACGTAGGTGCCGATGCCGCCGTTCCACAGCAGGTCGACCGGTGCGTGCAGGATCGCCTTCATCAGGTCGGCCGGGGTCATCTTGGAGACCTTCTCCTCGATGCCCAGGGCGTCCCGGATGTGCGCGTTCAGCGGGATCGCCTTGGCGGTCCGGGGGAAGATCCCGCCGCCCGCCGACAGCAGCGAGGTGTCGTACTCCTCCCAGCTGGAGCGGGGCAGCTCGAACAGGCGGCGTCGCTCGGCGTAGGAGGTGGCGGCGTCCGGGGTCGGGTCGATGAAGATGTGCCGGTGGTCGAAGGCGGCGACCAGGCGGATGTGCTCGGAGAGCAGCATGCCGTTGCCGAACACGTCACCGGACATGTCGCCGATGCCGACGACCGTGAAGTCCTCGGTCTGCGTGTCCACGCCCAGCTCGCGGAAGTGCCGCTTCACGGACTCCCAGGCGCCGCGCGCGGTGATGCCCATGCCCTTGTGGTCGTAGCCGGCCGAGCC
Above is a genomic segment from Streptomyces collinus Tu 365 containing:
- a CDS encoding GtrA family protein encodes the protein MTVNLTETRPPAAAPAPAPARPVTRVVLEVVKFGVVGGSGVLVNFLVFNLLLHGLRWPAMTATVLASCIAMATNYVGFRYFAYRDRASRTRRQIVLFFVFSGLGVVMESGLFWMGYHGLGLHGAVGSNAVKALSIVLASAFRFLVYRTWVFQQDARRAA